TAAATATTGTATTACCCGTAGATTTTGGGGACAAGACAGACCAATTGGTAGACGGTGCCATAAAATTTGCAAAACAGCTTAACGGCAGAATTTACCTTATCCATGTAGCGCCATCAGATATTGGCTTTGCCATCGGCGATATGGGATTTCAATATTTTCCGGAAGTGGAAGCCAATGAAATCAGAGAAGAGTTGGTGCAGCTTAATAAAATTGAGCAAAGAATCATCGCTCATGATATCGACTGTGAGCACCTTTTAAAACAAGGACTCGCCAAAGATATTATTCTGGAATATGCAAAGGCAAAAAATGCAGATTATATTGTGATGGGATCACATGGCAGAAGCGGAATTTATGATGTATTCGTGGGAAGTTTAACCAAAGGAATTACGAAAAGTTCCAGTATTCCTGTTCTGGTACTTCCAATTCACGACTAAGAAAAAGAAATTTTAATCGTTAGTAATAAAAAAACCGATCAAAGCATATTGTTTGATCGGTTTTTTACTATATAACCAATTAATTAACCTTCTTTTTTGTAGATATTCGGATCGTAGTAAGGATTCTTACCTTCCGTTGGAGAATAATAGTCTTTGTCTTTGTCTCCACCTAGTGTTACTACAAGCACATAGCACCAATAAGTAAATAATACACAGCAAACTGCAAATAAAATCCAGTTTAAAACATTACCGAAAGTATCAAAGAAACCGAAAGTCCATTTGAAAACTTTACTTAAGAATAGAAAGAAAGACGTCATTATTTTCCTTTTTTAAATTAACTTTGTACAAATTTATAAAAAATGTTTAAATTACTTTCAAAAGAAAGCAATATTTTTTCAATTCCTGTTTATATTGGTTTTCTTCTTTTAGTAGTCATAATATTTAACATACTGAATTTCAATACTTATGAAGCCATTGTTGCCGGAATAACTTTTCTGGGAATTGCTTTGGGATATTTTTGTTTTCACAGTATTGCCCTTAATTATCAGACACATCTTCCATTATTTCTATATACTTTTTTTATTTTCGGGCTGTATCCCGGAAATCTGGATATAGGGATTGCTGTTTCGCTGCTTACAAACTCCTTTCTTATCCTTCTTCTGACAAGTGCGGATGAAGACATCAGAAAGAAGTCGTATGTATTGGTAGGATCTATTGTGGCATTGAACTTTATTTTTCTTCCTACCACCTGGCCAACGGCTGTTTTTGTGATCATTCACGTAATTGCTACCTCAGCCAAAATCACGTTGAATCTTTTCAGATTTCTGCTGGGGATCGTACTGATTGCTTTCAGCTATTTTTCTGTGATGTATTTCGTTCAGTTCACATCCTGGAATATAGATTATTTTCCGTTTGGAAAGATGAAGCCGGTAATGGATTATACGGAACTTCTGCCATTGATTCCTGTGGTTCTGATGCTTATTTATGCAGTATATGACCATTTTAAAAACTATAATAAGAAAAGCCCGATAAGCAGGTATAAATATACTTTCCTGTTGGTCTTTTCGATGGCGCAGCTTGTTTCCATCATCCTGTATATGAATAAGAGCTATGAATATCTGCTGCTTTTGGCATTTCCTTCAAGTATTATCCTAAGCAGAATGATGCGATTTTTGCCTAAATACTGGATGCGTGAAGCCAGTGTATGGCTTATTATTATTAGCTTACTGACCTTTAAAGCAGGTACAGTTTTTGATTTATTTTAAAAAATTATGATTCAGATAGACGATAAATTGATTTCCGAGGAAATTTTTTCCGAAGAATTTGTTTGCAACCTTACGAAATGTAAAGGTGCATGTTGTGTGGAAGGAGATGTAGGAGCTCCGTTGGATAAAAACGAGCTTGAGATATTGGACAGTATTTTTGACAAAATAAAACCTTACCTTACCCAGGAAGGTATTAAAGCCCTTGAAGAACAGGGAACATGGACTACTGATCCGCACGACGGAA
The window above is part of the Chryseobacterium sp. MA9 genome. Proteins encoded here:
- a CDS encoding universal stress protein; the protein is MINIVLPVDFGDKTDQLVDGAIKFAKQLNGRIYLIHVAPSDIGFAIGDMGFQYFPEVEANEIREELVQLNKIEQRIIAHDIDCEHLLKQGLAKDIILEYAKAKNADYIVMGSHGRSGIYDVFVGSLTKGITKSSSIPVLVLPIHD
- a CDS encoding DUF6427 family protein, yielding MFKLLSKESNIFSIPVYIGFLLLVVIIFNILNFNTYEAIVAGITFLGIALGYFCFHSIALNYQTHLPLFLYTFFIFGLYPGNLDIGIAVSLLTNSFLILLLTSADEDIRKKSYVLVGSIVALNFIFLPTTWPTAVFVIIHVIATSAKITLNLFRFLLGIVLIAFSYFSVMYFVQFTSWNIDYFPFGKMKPVMDYTELLPLIPVVLMLIYAVYDHFKNYNKKSPISRYKYTFLLVFSMAQLVSIILYMNKSYEYLLLLAFPSSIILSRMMRFLPKYWMREASVWLIIISLLTFKAGTVFDLF